From a region of the Oryza sativa Japonica Group chromosome 6, ASM3414082v1 genome:
- the LOC4341836 gene encoding uncharacterized protein — translation MDKAEEGQSSEPADSAAPAQDDSVQTASGHNSRRPNLSLQIPARTLDNQIGTSARINISPSPSSTRAGLPPRPNSTRTKSSLKSIIPQQSFRARSSAQEGDRAILLVPGTPSEGQQDNTSTLRSFSFRKVINSLSAKRTHSLPVTPIATSDKTSSPANQINNLPTTDDQDVQARIRRSLSVPGNRKNRSLRRADSLGVIRVIPTTPRPIPVNTTASSDGIEETVDVPGDGGKDIPEEEAVCRICLVELNEGGETLKMECSCKGELALAHQDCAVKWFSIKGNKICDVCKQEVQNLPVTLLRIPTQTANRRVTNGAHQRASQQYRFWQDIPILVMVSMLAYFCFLEQLLVTDLLSHALAISLPFSCVLGLLSSMIASTMVTKSYLWAYASFQFAIVILFAHIFYNVLKVNPVLAVLLSSFTGFGIAISANSMLVEYLRWRSRRNQQLAQTVDDGQRQEPGSNAVNENNGDRQQAQHRESGDNIV, via the exons ATGGACAAAGCGGAGGAGGGCCAGTCTTCGGAGCCCGCCGATTCCGCG GCACCAGCCCAGGATGACAGTGTGCAAACTGCATCTGGGCATAATTCGCGAAGGCCAAACCTTTCTTTGCAAATACCAGCTAGGACCCTGGATAACCAAATAGGCACTTCAGCGAGAATTAATATATCCCCTAGCCCCAGCTCAACGAGAGCAGGATTGCCCCCGAGGCCTAATTCAACTAGAACAAAATCTTCTCTGAAGAGCATCATTCCGCAACAGAGTTTCAGGGCGAGAAGTTCAGCACAGGAAGGTGATCGGGCGATCCTTCTGGTTCCTGGGACACCATCAGAAGGGCAGCAGGATAATACATCAACGTTGAGAtcattttcttttagaaaagtcATAAACTCATTATCCGCAAAACGTACACATTCTTTGCCAGTCACACCTATAGCAACTTCAGACAAAACTTCTTCTCCGGCAAATCAGATCAACAACCTACCAACCACAGAT GATCAAGATGTTCAAGCAAGAATTAGGCGCTCACTTTCAGTACCAGGAAATCGTAAAAACAGGAGTTTGAGGAGGGCGGATTCATTAGGTGTCATCCGTGTGATTCCAACAACTCCCCGACCTATCCCAGTTAATACAACTGCATCAAGTGATGGGATTGAGGAGACAGTGGATG TTCCTGGAGATGGAGGCAAAGATATCCCTGAAGAAGAGGCAGTCTGCAGAATTTGTCTAGTTGAACTAAATGAAGGAGGGGAAACACTTAAAATGGAGTGCAGCTGCAAAGGGGAACTTGCTCTTGCACACCAAGACTGCGCTGTCAAATGGTTTAGCATCAAGGGAAACAAGATATGTGATGTTTGTAAGCAAGAAGTTCAAAATTTGCCTGTCACTTTGTTGAGAATACCAACTCAAACTGCTAATAGGCGAGTAACAAATGGTGCTCATCAAAGAGCCTCTCAACAATACAG ATTTTGGCAGGACATTCCAATTTTGGTCATGGTTAGCATGCTTGCATACTTCTGCTTCTTGGAACAACTTCTG GTTACAGATTTGCTGTCACACGCACTGGCAATTTCGTTGCCTTTCTCATGCGTGTTGGGCCTCCTTTCTTCCATGATAGCATCCACCATGG TAACCAAGAGTTATCTATGGGCCTATGCTTCGTTCCAGTTTGCTATTGTGATACTGTTTGCTCATATCTTCTACAATGTG TTAAAAGTAAATCCAGTCCTTGCGGTCCTACTATCCTCATTCACTGGGTTTGGGATTGCTATCAGTGCGAACTCAATGCTAGTGGAATACTTGAGGTGGAGATCTAGGAGGAATCAACAGCTAGCTCAAACTGTCGATGATGGTCAGCGACAAGAACCTGGAAGTAATGCTGTAAATGAAAACAATGGTGATAGACAGCAAGCGCAGCATCGAGAATCTGGAGATAACATTGTATGA